A region of the Phaseolus vulgaris cultivar G19833 chromosome 11, P. vulgaris v2.0, whole genome shotgun sequence genome:
TGTGAGATTAAATTATTGAAGATATGAAAAAGGTCATATATCAACGTGAAAAAAAGACAAAAGTTGTTAATTCATCGTATTTTGAGGTAGTAAACTCAATATTAATGGATGGTTGGACTAAACGTAGCACATCTCTTCATTGCCTTGCTCATTCTTTAGACCTAAGGTAATACATTGTatagttaaattatttatagttttattttattgcgtacatatcatttataatatcataaatttataatattatattaatttatgttctTAATGTTGTAGATATTATAGTCATAAATGGTTAAATAATGAAGATTTATAAAGACTTGTCCCACATCAAGATGTTGAACTTATGAAAGGAATAAATGTTTTAAGATGTACTTTGATGATCCGGATGTAAGGAGATAGGTAAATATAGAATTTTCAGATGGAAGAGaatattttgtttaatgttGACTCTTTAAGGGATAAAGATAAAATGGATGCAAAATCATTGTGGGTTGTTCATGGAGCTCATGCACCAACACTTCAGAAGATGATCCTTAAATTGCTTGAACAACTGTGTTCTTCTTCTTGTTGTGAAAGGAATTGAAGTACCTACTCTTTTATACATCttttttgaaaataagaaataagaTGACATTTAAAAGGGCGGAAGATTTAGTATCTGTCCATATTTTTCTTCATCTCCTCTCAAAAAAAATCCTCAAAATACAAAGAAGAGAAAACTAAATTGTGAGATAACTTTTTACTTGATGATAATAATTCTTGATATTGATTATCTCTTGATGAATCGGAATTAGaagttgtatatttttttaatgaggataaacaaatataaaaatcaaatattatgaTTTACAGAAGTTTATGTTTTGTTagactttttttataaatatttctctGGATTTTTTCGGATGACCAAGTATgttaatacatatatatatatatatccgtATCCGTGTtctataatttctaatttaaccGTATCCTGTATATGTGTCTGTatctgttggagatcccacatcgactagagattagagcctttcataatatataagtgggtgcaaacctcactctatgaaccggttttatagggttgagttaagcttaaagtccacttcttaatagtATCTCTGTTTTACGGGTTACTTTGCTTTACTGCATTGCAGTGCCAGTGTTCTTGGTGATTTCCAACAACTCTTGGTTGATCAACCAATATCCAAGCAGAGGAAGGTATGCTAGAATTATTCGTGAGGTAGTAGAAGTTATGTTTTGGTCATTAAACATAATTTCGTGTAATGCTTATGATAATCATTAGGAATGCTTCATTTTGAATTAGACCTCTTGATGCTTCTGTATATGATCTTTAGATCTCTGTTGGAGcattgttaatttttattttattttcaattgagcATTGTTAATGAATAGATCTACTATTAAAGTAAATTGGAGTTTGTTAAATTTTTGAGACTTGGTTTTGGTTTGAAATAGTTTATACTTCTGAGATTTTACATTGTTTTGTTTAAAGAATCTATAAACTAAAACTCTACAAGTCTGGTGCTACCCCTTATTTTTTTAggaaaactaaatatgttaaccTAAAGATGGACATtttattaaacaattttaacttttaagatATGTTGTCTCTTTGGTGTTCTCTACTGGTAGGACAACAAGGTAACGTGTATGTAAGAAGAATCTGGGGTATTCCTTATCTGAAAATATGAAAGTAATCACTTGAGATACTGATATCTATTTGGGAGAGAGAGAATGGATACTATCAAATTACCTGTTTCTTGTTATTTTTCTAAGCATTTCCTGCGTTGTTTTAGAAACACAAGACCTGATATCACCTTGATGCAGGCCTGAGAAACTTAAGAAATCTGGATTGCTTTTTTAGACCTTATAAGATGTCAAATTTGATTAAACTGTTTTAAAGTAAATTGGAGTTTGTTAAATTTCTGAGACTTAgatacaaaatttctgaaactTGTCTCTTACAATTTAAAAACACAGAAGTAAACAATCTCATCTCACAAAAGATATAAGAATACAAGGTCCATATATGCTAGCTTTCAAGGctctttttgtagttttatGGATGctctcacttttttttctctaaccTTAGTTTTCAAGGCTTGCTTATTTTTTACAgcaattatttttctcttctaaaGTAATTATTTAGTCAAACTCTTTCTTTTcaggaaaagaaaaataaagttgtTGTTGTGCTATTTATCGCTTCTAGACTTAGATTCAAGTTTTTATTCGATCTATTTAATTGTTGAATAGTTACTTACTATGCTTTAATTCTTCAAGTTCATAGACAATTTTGTTAGTAATAggttattttgtgttttttattggatattttgtttttatctctAATACAACATAATCATGGACAAAATTGGATGGTAGCACCTAGATCATCTATTAGGTATTTGAATGGATTgaaattttttctaaattttgaatttgaaaatgcTGCATATAGTTTGTATTTGGGTAACCGAAAGGAAGTGTATGAACATTTAATGAGGTGAGTTTTCCATGGAAATGTGGATCTTCAAAGAAGAAATGTGTAAGGATCATCTACGTAGAGGGTGAGTATGCAAGTACAAGTGAGGCAGAGAGATTGTTGCGTCATCATTTTTGTGTTACAGAACTGGAGTGTTATAATGGTTGTGTTGCACAATTGAGACTCTAATAATGCAAGTACAAGTGAGGCAGAGAGATTGTTGCGTCATCATTTTTGTGTTACAGAACTGGAGTGTTATAATGGTTGTGTTGCACAATTGAGACTCTAATCTGCTATGGCTGGTGTCTGTTCTGATGTGAGGAAAAAGGAAGAAGCgatttcctttttattttgaGGTTGAGAAAGAATGATGTAAGCAAGCAAGGTGAGTTAGAAAGATAAAGGCTTTGCTCAGCATACAAATGAAGATAAAACACTCTTCATTATTAACTGAATGGTATGTATTGTTTTGGAATTTGGAAAATTCTTCATATCCAACTTTACATTATAAGAGGGATATGTACAATTTTAGCAAAGTTTTGTAATCCAAccattatttgtttatattgaATTACCAAACGTTACAACTACTCATTGTCTAACcttgtaaataaatatatttcttttgacgagctataaataaatatttaagtatGACATGCAGTATGCTTAAACTTGGAGGTGGAAATTGGTACAAGGACAGTTTGTATTAATTTCTCTTAAGAAGGCGTAATAAGCTTGTAAATATATTGAGGAAACCATAAGTCAACAGCACAACacttaaattagtttatagaGGAAAACAACAACCACTCTGATAAATTCACCGCTACAATATTCGAATTTCATTCTGGACTCACCATATTCACTCCTTTCTCGCAATCAGGCAACACATTTCATTCTTGAACATCAAAAGTATACTAGCTTGAACGTTGGCAAATTCAGTGAAACCAATTTTGGTTCATGATGACAATATAATAAGGAGAATTGGTCCAAGGACAAGTGACAACCACTTTCCATGATTGATTTTAACAGTGCCAGAGGTATCGTGTGTGCCATTAATCTCAGATGAATCTGAGGAATCTGGAGAAATTGACTTCTCCTTGTCCGCTTTAGGAGCCTTTGCTGATGGTTCCGGAGCCAATGAGGGTGCCTTTGCAGGTGCCTTAGCAACAACAAAGAAGTCCATAGGAAGAAGCACCTTTCCCACCTTATAAATAGCAAGATGCTTATCTGTGTATACTATGCCTGTGATAGTGGTGTTAACCTCCCCTGTTGAGATGTTCACACTCCCTCCGTAACTTATCACATTCAGTTCCACCTTTCCAGGTTTAGCTCCTGCAAGTGTTCTCACAGGGTTGGTTAGAGTATCAAAGTTGGAGCTGGACACATAGTCTGAAAGAACATGGAACTGTAAGAGCTCGAGTTTTTGGCCATCAGAAAGAGAGTTGAGGAAGCCTGCTTTGAGTTCAGAGAAGGAACTGTCATCAGGTGCAAGAATGGTGATGCCACCTGATTTAGTAGTGAGGAGCTGTGCATTGAGTTGGTTGATCAATTGGGTGGTTTTCATGAGGCGGATAAGGATGTTGAATGACTTAGCCTGCCTCAGGATTCCAACAATGTCAACAGCTGCAGTGTCAGGGGTGGAATCACTTGGTGACTGTGGCAATGAGGGAACCAATGGTTTCGGGGCTGCAGCTGGTGGTGTAGGGATAGGTTGGGATGGTTTTAGAGGGGAAGCAGCTGGTGCTAACTGGGCTAAAGTGGTGGTGAAAAACAAAGATGAAAGTAGCACTGCTAGTGAGAAGGACAAGAGACGTTGCTTTTTCATCATTTTGGTTTTGTTAAATGATGGTTTAGAGATGATATTGGAAAGGAGTGCAAATGATAGGAATTGTAATGAGCTGTTGATGCATTATTGATATGGTGGGGATGGGTTTTATAGAGAAAGTTTGGGAGTTGGAGACAATGATAGGTAGATGAAAGGCTTTGTTTTAAAACCTTAAATTGTGATTTGTGAGCATACACTCAGTTGTAAGCTGCCAAGGATATTGAGGTGTTGCATCAACGATGGTATACCGATATATTAAGCATGGAGCAATGCATTTTAATGATTGATAGCCATACCAATCTTCCATCGCAATCAAATGATTTTGAGAATAGTATTGCTTTTTGCTGAGACCATTGTAATCAAACGGCATgagtttttttctttatttttctttttctgagtACCATAAGGCGAAAGAAAGAGTGGTTGATCAAACAATAAAAGCAATGTCAGTTAGTTTCCATGTCTCTCGATCATCATGAGCAGGTCGAACAATTTGTATAATATTAGGTGTATATCTCCAATCATAATTCTAATACATAACCTATTAGATTCATTGTATGTTTCTTATATTTTACATATAAACACGCTCACTTGAATCAAATACGTGGTCTAATAGGATGTGAAATTACACTCCTAAAACTATGCCGATAAAAAAACACACTCCtaatataatgaattttattttagagaaattattcattatttttctttcccACTCTTATGTATGGGAACAATTTCTTGTCTAGTGAGTAAGAAACCTTACTTTAGAGTAAAAAAGACGACTAAACATCACACGTAATTTATTAATGAAGAGTTTCctctttcataaaaaaatacactGTTTTGTTTGACATTTTTTTGCCTAGTTGACTACCAGAATGCCATTTAACATTGAACAACGAGGAATCAATTTCAACTCAGTCTAAGGGACCTGGGAGAGTACAGAGTGTTATTCAACCAAGTACAAACTTATAAGTGGGCTTGAAGCAACACATCTATGCACAAGAAGCTTCAACAGCTAAACTCTTTGCTACTCCTGTACATGGATCTCCGAACTTATTAGTTGATAGTCCAATTCTACAACTGCTTGATCCAATGCACTCCTGTTAAAAGATGCTCCTTAGAGTAAGTATAATCCGgatgaaaaaacaaaataaaatttgctACAAGAAAGACATCAATGAACTTCTTATTTAAAGAGAAAGCAAGATAACACCTTTTGCACAACGGATAGAGCCTTCTTGCTACTGCAGTTTCCATGTTTGAAGTTCCCACAAGCCCCCTGAGGTGTTCCAAAACTAGCAAATTTAATGGAAGAGATCACCTGATTAGGATAAGGGCACTCCAGTAACATTACAGGCCCTACTTTGCTTCCTGATTCTGCATCTGAATTCCACAAGTCTACAGGTGGAGGGTGAGAGTCAGATATATGTGAGCACAAACTTCCTATCTGTTTTGTAGCAAAAGTGATTTGCTTAGGGTTGCCTCCCCTTTCCTCAAACAAAACAAGTGTGTTGTTTATAGGTCGTAACCATGATCGTGGTACATGGTATCTGCGTGATTAGTTTCTAAATCAGTATCTAGCATGATTTCAAGTTACTTTCAAGTTTCAACTTCTTTCATGCAGAATATCTAGCACTTACAATGTCTGTGATGGGTTCCCGCAGTTCTTGAGACATTTGGTTGCTTTATAGGACCCTCTATAATCGCACGAATCAGTGCAACCACCACTTGGAGAGGCATTAGTAGGCCAGTACCGCCCAATGCTCTGTCCATTCACCCAAGCCTCACCTTTTCCCATCCCCGTCATGTTAATTGCAACAGGATTACTACCAGAGGGGGCAACGAAGTTTGTCTGATACAATGTGTATTTCCATCAGTTAACAGCAAAAAAACTATTTGCCTTAAAGTATCATTCCCTTAATTTTATATGAAATGTGTGATTGCGAAGATATCAGATGCACACACAGTTTAGTAAAAGTGACTTTGTCTGCTTATGCTGTTATTATTACAATAGGAGGATGATTAATTTCAATAGATTCCATATTCTGATCAAGATTACCTTGTACCAAATCAACGGTTGGTTTGTAGGTAAAGTAGATTGTGGATTCCACTGACCAGAACTGCCACTAGATGGACCTAAATCTTTACCTTTAAGACCTATCTGAATTCACAAAATTATAAACAGTGTAAGCTATCTTCAATCAGAACCTCAAAATGAGAGTAAAAAACTGGCTTTGGTTACGCTTGAGAGCATGAAACTAACCTGATATGCCCACTTCTGGGAGGATAGATCAAGAGAGGTGCCATTTTTCAAACCTTTCAGTATCACAGGGCCAGTGATCCCTGCACCCCATGTCTCAAAAAAAGCTCCATAGTTCTAATGCGCAAAAGAATTGCATTAGTTGATGTGGTGATGAGAACTGGTTTGGTTATAAAGTGAAATGgtgtgggggggggggggggggggggtggaGGGGGGGATTAAGACGCCAATGTATATTACAAGAAGAAAAGCCAAACCTGGAGCCCCATTGTTAAACTCAAGAGATCAATTGTGTTCCTTCCAGCCACTAGTGTGATGGGGATGTCTACTTTGATCGTAGTACCCGTTCCACTCCCTGAAAAAGTTCTCGATAATGTCAGAGATAAGTATCGTTATTgataaataatgaattattcCATATAAAGAACTGAACATTTTAGGAAGAAACAGTCATGAACCATTGATCTTAATCGACCATGAATTTATTTTGCTGCCTGCTTAAAGGGATACTGGACAATGTGTCTCATATATCAATTTTATGTCATAAATTTTACAATCTAAGAAAAAAGATGAGAATTAAGTGTTGGATGACATATGGGTGATATAGGACGAAGAAACGtgtaaacaaaaaatgaaatctTAAAGGCTGTTGTAAAATTTGGTTCTGTGTATCATTATCTAAATTTCTTTGCCAGGCCTTAAAATATTACCAAGGAATTTAAACAAGAACGTATAGAGGCATCCAAAATACTTAACTTACAAGCATACATGTCATCATGTCAttgctttaaattttaaatacctGCAAGCTTCCCATTTATGAAAGCATGAAGAGCATGACCAAGGGATTCAATGTGAAGGACACTTTGAGTACCAGCATCAAGATCGATGCTGCAGAAAAAACCACGAAGGTGTCAATGTGGGGAGGAGAATTGCATATCAGAATAAAGCTTTCCCAACGTAGAAGGTATACTATCTACCTTGATGAGTACCACAAGTAATCGCTTGTATCAGCAGTTGTATTTATTTGCTCCACTAACCCAAATTTTGAGAATGAATCAGCCTTTGAGATGCCAATAGGTTCACTAATCCAACTCCATCCCGAGCTAGAATTATCCGAAGAACTAATCTCTTCTTTTAAAGATTCAGTTGTGAAGCTTGAAATCATAGATACAGAACTAATCTATCATATCATAAACAACTATAGGTTATGACACTTCTTGTAATAGGAAACGAAAGAAAAGATCTAAACCATAGACAGATTAATCACATGCATTCTGAAATTAACTTCTTTCAAACCTTTGCTGTATTAAGCACTACATTCAAACAGTCTGGTAAGATGCTGACAGACCATGCGGGCAGGTGATATGATTTTCCATTGAAGGTCGCATTTGTATCAATTGTGTCGTTGTTGGCAAGGAAGGCAGCACATACAGCTCCTGACTTGTAAACTGCAGCCTGTGTTTGAATAGTAAATGTTAAGAGATGTAATTATACGATTCATGTCACTGAAGTGTCTACACCATTGGGATAGTTGATTCCAAATCTTAATGAGTTTGACATTCATGATCCTTCAACCAACATTTATGTTAACTAAATGGTATACATTATCTGTAGAGAAGAGACGAAATCTTGATAAAGTAGTGAAACAAGTATTAACCCAGAAATACCATTTAGTTACTTACTATGCTTTAATTCTTCAAGTTCATAGACAATTTTGTTAGTAATAggttattttgtgttttttattggatattttgtttttatctctAATACAACATAATCATGGACAAAATTGGATGGTAGCACCTAGATCATCTATTAGGTATTTGAATGGATTgaaattttttctaaattttgaatttgaaaatgcTGCATATAGTTTGTATTTGGGTAACCGAAAGGAAGTGTATGAACATTTAATGAGGTGAGTTTTCCATGGAAATGTGGATCTTCAAAGAAGAAATGTGTAAGGATCATCTACGTAGAGGGTGAGTATGCAAGTACAAGTGAGGCAGAGAGATTGTTGCGTCATCATTTTTGTGTTACAGAACTGGAGTGTTATAATGGTTGTGTTGCACAATTGAGACTCTAATAATGCAAGTACAAGTGAGGCAGAGAGATTGTTGCGTCATCATTTTTGTGTTACAGAACTGGAGTGTTATAATGGTTGTGTTGCACAATTGAGACTCTAATCTGCTATGGCTGGTGTCTGTTCTGATGTGAGGAAAAAGGAAGAAGCgatttcctttttattttgaGGTTGAGAAAGAATGATGTAAGCAAGCAAGGTGAGTTAGAAAGATAAAGGCTTTGCTCAGCATACAAATGAAGATAAAACACTCTTCATTATTAACTGAATGGTATGTATTGTTTTGGAATTTGGAAAATTCTTCATATCCAACTTTACATTATAAGAGGGATATGTACAATTTTAGCAAAGTTTTGTAATCCAAccattatttgtttatattgaATTACCAAACGTTACAA
Encoded here:
- the LOC137809473 gene encoding fasciclin-like arabinogalactan protein 12 → MMKKQRLLSFSLAVLLSSLFFTTTLAQLAPAASPLKPSQPIPTPPAAAPKPLVPSLPQSPSDSTPDTAAVDIVGILRQAKSFNILIRLMKTTQLINQLNAQLLTTKSGGITILAPDDSSFSELKAGFLNSLSDGQKLELLQFHVLSDYVSSSNFDTLTNPVRTLAGAKPGKVELNVISYGGSVNISTGEVNTTITGIVYTDKHLAIYKVGKVLLPMDFFVVAKAPAKAPSLAPEPSAKAPKADKEKSISPDSSDSSEINGTHDTSGTVKINHGKWLSLVLGPILLIILSS
- the LOC137809405 gene encoding beta-galactosidase 8-like, which translates into the protein MISSFTTESLKEEISSSDNSSSGWSWISEPIGISKADSFSKFGLVEQINTTADTSDYLWYSSSIDLDAGTQSVLHIESLGHALHAFINGKLAGSGTGTTIKVDIPITLVAGRNTIDLLSLTMGLQNYGAFFETWGAGITGPVILKGLKNGTSLDLSSQKWAYQIGLKGKDLGPSSGSSGQWNPQSTLPTNQPLIWYKTNFVAPSGSNPVAINMTGMGKGEAWVNGQSIGRYWPTNASPSGGCTDSCDYRGSYKATKCLKNCGNPSQTLYHVPRSWLRPINNTLVLFEERGGNPKQITFATKQIGSLCSHISDSHPPPVDLWNSDAESGSKVGPVMLLECPYPNQVISSIKFASFGTPQGACGNFKHGNCSSKKALSVVQKECIGSSSCRIGLSTNKFGDPCTGVAKSLAVEASCA